In Lacinutrix sp. Bg11-31, the DNA window AATGCTAAACGCACTGTCATACCAGAACTATAGCGTTTTACAGGTGTATCTATATAACGTTGGCAACCAGAAAACTCGATAATCTCGTCTATTTTAGCAGTAATTTCCTTTTTGGTCATTCCTAAAATAGCACCATTTAAAAAGATGTTTTCGCGTCCTGTCATTTCGCCATGAAAACCTGTACCTACTTCTAATAAAGACGCTATACGTCCTCTAGTTTTTATCTCGCCAGTTGTTGGACCTGTTACTTTAGATAATATTTTTAAAAGGGTCGATTTACCTGCACCATTTTTACCTATAATACCTAAAACCTCTCCTTTTTTAACTTCAAAATTAATATCTTGTAATGCCCAAACATAGTCGCTATCGCTTTTTGTACTACGATCGTTTGCCTCTCCAACTTGTAAATATGGATCTTCCTTGCCTCGCACACGATTCCACCAACGGTTTAAATCGTGACTTATAGTTCCTGTACCAACCATACCTAAACGGTATTGTTTAGAAATGTTCTCGGCTTTTAATATAATGTCTTTACTATCTACCATGTTCTACTTTTAAAAAAGTCAACAATTTTTTTTGATGCGTTACCATCTCCATAAGGGTTTATGGTTTTATTATAATCTTTAGATTTAGACAAAATTTCTTTTGCTTTTGTAACGATTACAATTTTATTAGTACCTACTAAAAATGAGCATCCAGCAGTAATACCTTCTTGACGTTCTGTTACTGTACGCGTTACTAAAACTGGCACTCCAAAGGTTGGTGCTTCTTCTTGAACACCTCCAGAATCTGAAATAATAAGGTGAGATTTCTTCATAATCCAAATAAACGTTGGATAATCTAAAGGCGCTATTAAATGCACATTTGGCAAATTAGAAAGTCGCTTATAAACCACTTCTTGAACGTTAGGATTGAGATGTACTGGAAAAACAAGTTCCACATCGCTATCTTTAGAAATTTCGACTAAAGCATTACAAATTGACTCGAAACCTTCTCCAAAATTTTCTCTTCTGTGTCCTGTAACCAGAACTATTTTTTTATTAAAATCTATTTTCTCATTTAAGTTTTGAATAATAGTATTATTAAAACCTTCGTCTAAAATAGTGCTCGTTATTTTTAAAGCATCTATTACTGTATTACCAGTAACCAAAATGTTATTTACTAAAACACCTTCCTTTTTAAGGTTTTGGTTTGCCGTTTCTCCAGGCGCAAAATGAAAATCTGCCAATCTACCTGTTAGTTGTCTATTCATTTCTTCTGGAAATGGAGACTGCTTGTTATAAGTTCTTAATCCTGCTTCTACATGTGCTACTTTAATTTTTCTATTAAAAGCAGCTAAAGCAATAACACTAGAGGTTGTAGTATCTCCATGCACCAAAACAAGATCTATTTTCTGTTCTATAAAGATGTTATCAATACCTTCTAGAATTCTAGAACTTAACATATTTAAGGTTTGATTAGGTGTCATTAAATCTAAATCGAAATCTGGAGTCATTTTAAAAAAATGCAACACTTGATCTAACAAGTCTCTATGCTGAGCAGTCACACAAAGTTTTGTATTGTAACCAGATTTTAAAAACTCAAAATAAACTGGTGCCATTTTAATAGCCTCGGGTCTTGTGCCTATACAAATTAAAACATTTTTATTCTCGTTCATAATTAAAAAAATAGCTCAGACTAAACTGTATCTATAAAGGTTTTTTCGGTTTTATTAAATATTATTAAACCTAATAAAAATAGAACTACACTTATAATTCCTGCATATAAAAATTTATTGAGAGAGAAGTCACCAATCCCCAAAGTCATATATCTAAAAAGTTCAATAATTGTGGTCATAGGATTATACTCTACTAACCAAGAATACTCAGGTAAACGTTCTTTAAAATAAGATAATGGATACATTACCGCAGAACCGTACATTAACAATTGCACACCAAAACTCACCAAAAATGTTAAATCACGATATTTGGTAGTTAATGATGATAAAATCATGCCGAAACCCAAACCAAATAATCCCATAAAAACGATTAAAAAAGGCAATAAAAGTATTGCTGCTTTTGGTGAAGCAGCAGATGCTTGATCTGTGAAAAACACAAAATAAATATAAAAAATTACAAACACCAATAGTTGAATACCAAACTTTAAAAGGTTAGAAAACACAACAGACAGTGGTGTTATTACTCTGGGAAAATAGACTTTACCAAAAATACCTTGATTAGCTTTAAAGGTATTACTTGTACCCGTTAAGCAAGCACTAAAATAATTCCATGAGGTAATACCTGCTAGATTAAATAAAAATGCTGGCACACCTTCTCCTGTTGGAATTGATGCTAAATTATTAAATATTAATGTAAATATTACTGAGGTAAATAAAGGCTGAATAAAAAACCATAATGGTCCTAATATAGTCTGTTTATATACTGTTATAATATCTCGTTTAACAAACAAAAACAGCAAATCGCGATAGCGCCAAATTTCTTTAAAATTTAGATCTACCATTTTTCGTTTAGGAGAGATAGTATATAACCAGTCTTGAGGTGTTGTTTCAGTATTCAATATTATTTTTTTAATTTAAACGAGCTAATTATCTTACTTAACAAGCCTTTTTTTCTTTCTTCATCTTCATGATAGCCATTACCATAAGTGCCATAACCGTAGCCATAACCGTAACCATAACCGTAGCCATAACCATACGTCCCTTTTTGATCGTAGAAATTATAAATAAAACTAATGTTACTTAATTCTTTACGTTTAAATTTATCGTTAATA includes these proteins:
- the wecB gene encoding non-hydrolyzing UDP-N-acetylglucosamine 2-epimerase; its protein translation is MNENKNVLICIGTRPEAIKMAPVYFEFLKSGYNTKLCVTAQHRDLLDQVLHFFKMTPDFDLDLMTPNQTLNMLSSRILEGIDNIFIEQKIDLVLVHGDTTTSSVIALAAFNRKIKVAHVEAGLRTYNKQSPFPEEMNRQLTGRLADFHFAPGETANQNLKKEGVLVNNILVTGNTVIDALKITSTILDEGFNNTIIQNLNEKIDFNKKIVLVTGHRRENFGEGFESICNALVEISKDSDVELVFPVHLNPNVQEVVYKRLSNLPNVHLIAPLDYPTFIWIMKKSHLIISDSGGVQEEAPTFGVPVLVTRTVTERQEGITAGCSFLVGTNKIVIVTKAKEILSKSKDYNKTINPYGDGNASKKIVDFFKSRTW
- a CDS encoding ABC transporter permease, with translation MVDLNFKEIWRYRDLLFLFVKRDIITVYKQTILGPLWFFIQPLFTSVIFTLIFNNLASIPTGEGVPAFLFNLAGITSWNYFSACLTGTSNTFKANQGIFGKVYFPRVITPLSVVFSNLLKFGIQLLVFVIFYIYFVFFTDQASAASPKAAILLLPFLIVFMGLFGLGFGMILSSLTTKYRDLTFLVSFGVQLLMYGSAVMYPLSYFKERLPEYSWLVEYNPMTTIIELFRYMTLGIGDFSLNKFLYAGIISVVLFLLGLIIFNKTEKTFIDTV